From the genome of Nitrospinota bacterium, one region includes:
- the argS gene encoding arginine--tRNA ligase, with translation MKEKVRTAVKEALVNVFGEMADFETLAIAIEVPPEEKFGDFSTNAAMVCAKPLKSAPQKIAAKLLEELGKNEIFSSVTSAGPGFINMFIKPSVWHEEFKSIPDNPSEYGNGEPKSGGRIMIEFVSANPTGPLHIGHGRGAAVGDVLARLLKKAGHDVTTEYYVNDAGLQMENLGKSTYVRYRESFGESMEFPENGYKGDYIKDIAGEVVEKHGREFLDKPEAEALSFFTKYTADHILSDIKKDLDNFRVSFDNWTSEKTFHEGEKVEGVIKDLVAKGEIYESDGALWLKTTSAGDEKDRVVKRGNGATTYLAADIAYHADKYRRGFSELIDIWGADHHGYVARMKAAVKALGHDPESLKTLLIQLVNLKKGGEVVAMSTRSGEFTSLKDVVDEVGVDSARFFFLLRSYDSHLDFDIDLAKEQSSENPVYYVQYAHARICNILITARENGYAEIPPLNADLGALESEEEFRMIKKALAFPDLVADCAANLSPHPITHYLGELAGLFHKFYNLHRVVTDDKRLTNARLAMISRVRVVLANGLSILGVNAPEKM, from the coding sequence ATGAAAGAAAAAGTAAGAACCGCCGTAAAGGAAGCTCTCGTTAATGTGTTCGGGGAGATGGCAGATTTCGAAACGCTCGCGATAGCTATCGAGGTTCCCCCTGAGGAGAAATTCGGAGATTTTTCCACCAACGCGGCGATGGTCTGCGCGAAGCCTTTGAAAAGCGCGCCGCAAAAAATTGCCGCCAAACTTCTGGAAGAGCTAGGGAAGAACGAAATCTTTTCATCCGTTACCTCGGCAGGGCCGGGTTTCATAAATATGTTCATAAAACCGTCGGTGTGGCACGAAGAGTTCAAGTCGATTCCCGACAATCCTTCCGAGTACGGGAACGGCGAGCCGAAGAGCGGCGGCAGGATAATGATAGAGTTCGTAAGCGCGAATCCGACAGGGCCTCTGCATATCGGGCATGGGCGTGGAGCCGCCGTTGGAGATGTCCTTGCGCGTCTCCTCAAAAAGGCCGGGCATGATGTCACCACGGAGTATTACGTCAACGACGCGGGCCTGCAGATGGAAAACCTCGGGAAGTCGACATACGTTCGCTACAGGGAATCGTTTGGCGAGAGCATGGAGTTTCCGGAAAACGGCTACAAGGGTGATTACATCAAGGATATCGCCGGAGAGGTTGTCGAAAAGCATGGGAGGGAGTTTCTGGACAAGCCGGAAGCCGAGGCGCTTTCCTTCTTTACGAAATACACCGCCGACCATATTCTCTCCGACATAAAAAAGGATCTAGATAACTTTCGCGTCTCCTTTGACAACTGGACAAGCGAAAAAACCTTCCATGAAGGGGAAAAAGTGGAGGGGGTTATTAAGGACCTCGTGGCAAAGGGTGAGATATACGAAAGCGACGGGGCGCTCTGGCTGAAAACGACATCCGCCGGGGATGAGAAGGACCGCGTTGTTAAAAGGGGAAACGGAGCCACGACATACCTTGCGGCTGATATCGCCTACCATGCAGACAAATACAGGAGGGGTTTCTCGGAGCTGATAGACATATGGGGAGCCGACCACCATGGATATGTGGCGCGGATGAAAGCGGCCGTGAAGGCGCTGGGGCACGATCCGGAAAGCCTGAAGACGCTTCTTATCCAGCTCGTGAACCTGAAAAAGGGGGGGGAGGTTGTTGCGATGTCCACAAGGAGCGGGGAGTTCACCAGCCTGAAGGATGTAGTGGATGAGGTCGGTGTTGATTCCGCCCGTTTTTTCTTCCTGCTCAGGAGTTATGACAGCCATCTTGATTTTGACATAGATTTGGCAAAAGAACAGTCAAGCGAGAACCCGGTTTATTATGTGCAGTACGCCCATGCGAGGATATGCAATATCTTGATAACAGCCCGCGAGAATGGGTACGCGGAAATTCCGCCTCTCAACGCCGATCTGGGAGCGCTGGAGAGCGAGGAGGAGTTCCGGATGATCAAGAAGGCTCTGGCGTTCCCCGATCTTGTTGCCGATTGTGCCGCGAACCTGTCGCCTCACCCGATTACGCATTATCTTGGGGAGCTGGCAGGGTTGTTTCATAAATTTTACAATCTTCACCGGGTAGTGACCGATGATAAACGATTGACGAACGCCCGCCTCGCGATGATATCAAGGGTGAGAGTGGTTCTTGCCAACGGATTGTCGATCCTTGGGGTGAACGCACCGGAAAAGATGTGA
- a CDS encoding helix-turn-helix domain-containing protein, translating into MAYVFKALSNEHRISIVQKLMECCPPKGESDKNDCCSTQEKVVAFVGDLGKDLGIAQSTLSHHLKELNQSGLVKMERNGKFISCTLNSETIELLNNFFNMQNKTEEENK; encoded by the coding sequence TTGGCTTACGTTTTCAAAGCGTTATCCAACGAGCATAGGATATCCATTGTTCAAAAACTGATGGAGTGTTGTCCACCCAAGGGGGAGAGCGATAAAAACGACTGCTGTTCCACACAAGAGAAGGTGGTGGCATTTGTCGGCGACCTTGGTAAAGATCTCGGCATTGCTCAATCAACCCTCTCCCATCACTTGAAGGAGCTGAATCAATCGGGATTGGTAAAAATGGAGAGAAACGGCAAATTCATAAGCTGCACGCTCAATAGTGAGACGATAGAGCTTCTTAACAATTTTTTTAATATGCAAAATAAAACAGAGGAGGAAAATAAATGA
- a CDS encoding arsenite methyltransferase has protein sequence MNASQMDEIRKAVRENYAKVAQSGRMEGCGCGSEAPVAVVVSKSCCGSDTETKTEVPVEDISRKIGYSEEDLAGMPEGANMGLGCGNPQQIASLKEGETVLDLGAGGGFDAFLAARQVGEKGKVIGVDMTPDMLSKARMNAEKLGLKNVDFRLGEIEHLPIADNSIDAIISNCVINLSPDKNSVFREAFRVLKPGGRLAVSDVVALKELPEEIKNDLALLSGCVSGAAGVKELEKMLTDAGFKDVSVTPKGISKILVADWAPGTGLDSYVDSADIKGVKP, from the coding sequence ATGAATGCCAGTCAGATGGATGAGATAAGGAAAGCGGTAAGGGAGAATTACGCAAAGGTCGCCCAGAGTGGACGAATGGAGGGGTGTGGTTGCGGTTCCGAGGCTCCGGTGGCCGTTGTAGTTTCAAAATCGTGCTGTGGAAGCGATACGGAGACGAAAACCGAGGTTCCCGTAGAGGATATTTCGAGAAAGATCGGTTATTCGGAGGAAGACCTCGCCGGAATGCCGGAAGGGGCCAACATGGGGCTTGGATGCGGTAATCCGCAACAGATAGCCTCTCTGAAGGAAGGGGAGACGGTTCTGGACCTCGGGGCAGGGGGAGGCTTTGACGCCTTTCTGGCGGCTCGCCAGGTCGGAGAAAAGGGGAAGGTAATAGGGGTCGATATGACCCCCGATATGCTTTCCAAGGCGAGAATGAACGCCGAGAAGCTAGGCCTTAAAAATGTCGATTTTCGCCTGGGGGAGATAGAACACCTCCCGATAGCCGACAACAGCATTGACGCTATCATCTCCAACTGCGTAATAAACCTCTCTCCAGATAAAAACTCTGTATTTCGCGAGGCTTTCAGGGTGTTGAAGCCCGGCGGACGGCTTGCCGTCTCGGATGTAGTCGCGCTCAAGGAGCTTCCGGAAGAGATCAAGAACGACCTAGCTCTCCTTTCTGGATGTGTATCTGGTGCGGCGGGTGTAAAGGAGCTGGAGAAAATGCTGACCGATGCCGGTTTCAAGGATGTGTCGGTAACACCGAAAGGTATAAGCAAGATACTGGTGGCGGACTGGGCCCCGGGGACAGGCCTCGATTCGTATGTCGATTCGGCAGATATAAAAGGGGTGAAACCGTAA